The Synechococcus sp. WH 8101 sequence ACCAGTTCACGCTTCTGCCGCTGGCCATCACTACCCCTGAAAAACTGACCGACCAAAGGAAGATCACCGAGGATGGGCCACTTCCGCACCCGCTGAAGATCCGAATCTGAAATCACACCCGTGAGGATCAATGTCTGTCCATCGCGAACACGGAGACTGCCCGTATCAAGCCGACGCACGCTCAAAATCGTGACATTTCCGCATCCAGACACACTTTGCTGCTGGTCCGTGGGAGCAGCGATGGACGGCGAGAGCGTAAATGTGACGAAACCATTGTCATCAATCTTGGACACTCTCGCCCCAAATGTCAGGCCCGCAGTGCCAAATTCGGGCTGACAGGAATTGGGTGCACCATTCTGACCAGCCTGAACCGTATAGCTAATGATTTCCTGCGTGCCCACCGTGATGAAGGACTCATTCGCCCTTGGCCGTCCGATTGTTGCCGCATTAAAGGCAGAATCAGCCCCAGAAACAGACACTTCGGCTCCACCGGAGATTTCCGAAGGATTTTCACTCAAAATTAACGTTGGCGATGCTAGTGTTTTCGTACTACTAGAGGTAATCATCGCCCTAACAAAATCAAAGAAATTATCTTTTGGATAAACAGTCCCAGGATTGATTCGCGCCGGGGCGATCGGATCGAGAACCGTGTCAGCGACCTGAGCATTTTCACCGGAAGCCGTAACACGCTCCGGCTTACCACTCTGAGCCTCCCCAGAGATCGTGTCAAAATTATTGTTATTTGGCGGCAGCAAATTACCAAACGCGCCAACAAGCTCACCCCTGTCACTCACAATAAAATTATTACCATAGCGAAAAGCAAAGCTATTATTAATAGCAGCGTCATTATCCAGCGTGACATCCAATATTCGCACCGAAAGAGCAACCTGTCGCTGCCTGAGATCAATCTGCTTGAGATAACTTTCTGCCACTGCAACAAGATTGGAGTCACCCACAAGGGTGATGGTCTGCAAGCGCGAGTCGGTCGTGCCGCTCAAGCCACGCAGGGGCCCAACAGAGGCGCCATAGGTCTCGATATTGGTCAACTGAGACGTCGTCGCAGTGCTGGCAGCGGTGTTATTGGCAGGTGTGCCGGAGGACGCGGTTTCACTCGATGTGATGCTGGTGGTGTTGACCTTGCTGATCGAAGCACCGAGGCTGGCGAGATAATCAGCAGCCGAAGCAGCACTGGCCTGATTCAGGCGATACACCTTCGACACCTGAGGACCGAAGGTCTTTGCTGAAACAGCCGAACCGACCAGCAGGGTGCGCCCATCCAACTTCCCTTGCAGACCCGATGCCAGCAGAACACCGTTCAAAGCTCTGGCATACGACTCGTTCTGAAAGGCCATCGACACAGGTCGCCCACCACCCCCTGAAGCCCCAGGTGCCGTCGAGGCTCCTGATGCATTCGCGGTGGTCACACCTGGAGAAGCGGCATCATCTCCCAAATACACAAAGCCGTAGCCACCGAGCCTGGCCAGCGCCATCAAGGCATCTTTGGCAGGAGCATTGTTGAGCGTGAGCGTCACCGGAGGGCCGCTCACATTCACATAACTCCGGTTCTGCAACACCATGGTGCCCACCGCCATATCACCAAGTGGGGGGGCGACTGCTCTCGGACGCAGCGGTGGTGCATAACGCGGCTGAGGCAGGCGCCCCGGAGTATTCAGATCCAACCGCCCGGTCTGCAAACTTGGGGGAAGAACCAGACCAGAAAACTGAAGAATCAGGTCCTGACCATCAGCGCTGACGACCGGTTCAGACAGGGGCTGCCCCTCCACGAGCTCTACATTGACGCTGTAGGTGGAACCCGCCCCGGAGAGACTGACCTGAGCCAAGCCCAGGCTGGGATCTGAGATCTGCTGCTGACCATTCCGGACACCGGGGGTACCCCGCGTCTGCAAACGGCCCTGCCACTGGCCAGCCTGGATCCGCTGTTGCAATACGGGCTGCTCTCCAACCCCAGCGATCACGACCTCCACGCCATTGGCCGTGCGCCGCATGGCGAGAGACATCACCCCCTGACTCTGGGCCATCACAGAACGACGACCAAGCCCGCCCAAAAGACACGTAGCGTCGGCGGCCACACAACTGATCAGACAACAGGCAGAGATCAGGCGGGTTGAAATCAAGCGCATACCCAGGCCCGATCAACGCAGAGGCTGGCCGGATGGTATCGATCCGATCCGGCTCCAGCCAGCCCGCTACGACGGCGGTGTCGCGGTCTTTGCCTCGTTGGCCTTCTGGGCCTTGGGCGGCAGGGTGTCGTAGAAGCTCAGACGCAGCTTCAGCTCGGTGAGCACCGGCCCGGTGTCCTCATCAGCCCCTGCGTCGTCGTCCGTGGCGCTTGCCACTCCGTTCAGCTCCAGGTCGCTGGGGCGCACCAGCAGATCCAGCGATTCCATCCGCCGCAGAAACGCCAGCACGTTGGGATAGGAGCCGCGCACCTGGAGCAGCACGCTGGTGATGGTGTAGCCGAGCGCCTCCAGAGGATCGCTCGGCGGCTTCGCCGCCTTCTCCTCTTTGCCCTTGTTGGGCTTCGCGGCGCCTTGAGGGTCAGGAGCCTCGGGCTTGGCGGGCACCGGTTCATAGAGCTCGATCTCCACCCCGGTGGCGCGCGCCGCCCGGCTCAGCTCGGCGAGGAAGGTGCGGATCTGGCCCTGGCCCGCCAACAACTCCACAAGCAGGGCCTGCTGGTCGCGCGCTGCCTGCTCCTGCTGCTCCGCCTTCGCCAGCTGCGTCTCGAGCAGGGGCAGGCTCGACTGCTTGGCGCGCAGGGCCTCCAGCCGCTGATGCTGCTGCTGGAGACTCCCCCAGCGGGGCCAGCCAGCGATCAACAGCAAGGCTGCAGCCAGCAGCCCCCCCACAAGAATCGGCAGCCCGAACAGGAGGCGTTCTCCTGTGAATCGCTGGGCCCAGGCTGGCTGATCCGGGCTGAGATTGGTCACAGGGCAACCCCCGCCTGCTGCAGCAACTGGAAGCGCCGCGCCAGCCCATCGGCCCCAAGGGCCTTCAGCGTGGCCAACGAGGGGCGAGCGGCCGGATCCAGCCCCCAGGTGAGGCTGAAGGTCACCGCTTGCACGGGCCCCCCGTCATCGCCGGAGCGCGTCACCTTCACCACCTTTACCCCATCGGACTCGCTGATCGGCAACGCTGCGAGGGCCAGCACCAGGGCATTGATCCGCTCCAGGGGTCCGGGATCCAGCGACGCCTGCGCTTCACCCGACAGTTCGATCGCATTCCCCTGCACGCGCAGGCTCTGGAGCTGCACCCCCGCGGGGGTCACCCGCCGCAGTTGCTCCAGCAGCGCTGAACCGGAGGGCACCGCCACCAGCTGCTCCGCCAAACGGGTGTTGTTTTTGCGCAGAGCCATCGTGGTCGCGCGCAGGCGACGCAAGCGCGATTCCGCCCGCGTCACCCGCTGCTCCACCGGCATCAGTTGCGCCAGCTGCTGGGCCTGCTGCCCCTCCTGCCAGCCCATCAGGGCGAGCAACAGCAGCGACGCCAGCACCAGGCCGCCGCCCCAGAGGCTGCCCTGCAGCAGCAGAGCCCGCGCGGGCGGCGCCCCGGACCCAGCCCCAACCCCGGCGACCGATGCCGCCAGGCCCAGCTCCCGGCGGCGCTCCTCGAGCAGATCCAACCCCGGTGGCGGCGCCTCCGCCTCCGAGCCCGGGTCGGGGAGCGCCAGGCTCTCGAGCGACGCAAAGCGCGCACCGCCCGCCTCCTCGGCCCAACGACCGCCCAGCCCCCCCTGCAGCTGCTGCCGCGCCTCCGCAGGCGCCGTGATCCAACAGCGCATCGCTGGCGATGACGCACCGGCATGGCGCTCCCAGGCCAGCAGCAGCGCCTCTAGATCGCTGCGCAGGGCATCGGCGGAGGAGAACACCCGCTCCAGCTCCGGCCAGCCATCCCGCAGCACTAGCAACCGCCAGGCGCTGCCCTGCTGGAGCAGCCAGGCCAGATCACCGCTCAATGGCATCCCCTCCGCTTCGCACCGCGCCAGCAAGCCCCGCCGGGCGGCGGGCAACAGCCCGTCCACACGCTCCAGACGAAGATCCGCCGCTTCGATCACAGCCAGCCAAGACTGAAACAGCAGCCGCTCCGCTCCCACCAGCAGCTGCGACCCCGACGGCAGGCCAGACGACTCCAAAGCCAGCACCAGCTCAGGCAAAGGAAGCGACCAACCCAGATCCGGTTGGAGGCTGCGCAGGGCTTCAGTGCTGATCGGGGCCTGAGCGTCAGGGGGCACCACCAGGCGCCAATGGCAGCACTGCAGCGGCAGCAACAGCACCAGGTCCACCACCGGAGGCGGCAGCCCGTTCTCCAGCAGCCAATCGGCGAGGAAATCCGCCAGAGCATCGCGCTGCAGGGGCAAACCGTCCCGGCACACGTCCTCCGGCAACGGCACACACCGCTGCTCCCACACGCGTCCCTGGCACCAGGCCAGGGTCAGCTGCGCATCGTTGGGAGCGAGCCACACGGTCTGGCGCCGGGCGAGGGCACGCCAGGCGAGCATCGACCGCTCCAGGGCCGGGAACCGTTCGCGCAGTGCCGCCAGCTCCAAAGGTGTGTGGCATACCGCCGCTGCCGGAAGGGTATCGACTATTGCCAGGGCACGCCGCTGCCCACCGCATCGCGGAGATGGCGAAAGCCATGGCGGTCGAGCTGTTGCAACAGACCCTCCAGAATTCTCGGAACGAGATCAGGGCCTTCAAAAATCCAGCCCGTGTAGAGCTGAATCAGGGAAGCGCCGGCGGTGATCCGTTCCCAGGCCGACTCAGGAGACTCAATCCCTCCCACCCCGATCAGGGGCAGGGAAGGGCCGGCGGTGGCCCGCAGGCGCCGTATCACCTCCAGGGCGCGAGGACGCAGGGGTGCACCGCTGAGTCCACCGGCCTCCTCCGCCAGAGTGCGGCCGGTCTGGGCCAGGCGCCGCTGCTCCAGCCCGAGCCGATCCAGGCTGGTGTTGACGGCGATCACCCCAGCCAGACCCTCCTCGTAGGCGAGGCGGGCGATGCCATCGATCGCGTCATCCTCCAGATCCGGCGCGATCTTCACCAGCAGGGGCGGACAGGCCGGCAGGCGACGCAGGCGCTCCACCAGACGACGCAGCTGGGCGGAATCCTGCAGCTCCCGCAGGCCGGGGGTGTTGGGGGAGCTGACATTGATCACGGCATAGTCGGCCAGGGGAGCGAGCAGCTCCAGCGAAGAGGCGTAATCGTCGGGGGCCTGCTCCAGCGACGTGACCTTGGACTTGCCCAGATTGATGCCCAGAACAGCCGGCCGCTGTCCGGGAGGAGGCAGGGCCTGCCGCTCCAGGGTGCGGCGCATCGCTTCGGCACCGTTGTTGTTGAAGCCCATCCGGTTCAGGGCGGCCCGTTCCGCCGCCAAACGGAACAGACGCGGCCTGGGGTTACCCGGCTGACCATGCCAGGTGACCGTTCCCACCTCGGCGAAACCGAACCCGAAGCGATCCCACACGCCGGCAGCGACGCCGTTCTTATCGAAACCGGCCGCCAGACCTACCGGGTTGGCAAAACGACAGCCAAACAACACCTGCTCCAAGCGGAGATCACGACGATTCAGTTCGCCGGCCACCCCCTGCAGCACCGTCGACACCCCGGGCCACTGGCGCCTGAGGCTGGCCTGACCCAGAGCCAACAGGGCCGAGCGACTCAATTGCTCCGCATCCAGCCCCTCATCGCGGGCCAACACCGGACCGAGCCAGCGGCGGTAAAAGCTCCCGGTGGAGAACGGCTCGGCCATCAGCCCGCCCAGTCAGTGCAACTCTGATCCTGCCGTGCCACGGGAGAAGGCGACAGCGATCTGGTCGACGCGATCGTTATCGGGATCCCCACTGTGCCCTTTGACGTAACGCAAGGGCACATCCGCCAAGCGGGCGCTGTCGAGTGCCTTCCACAGGTCTTGATTGAGCACGGGTTTGCCTGCCGCCGTCTTCCAACCCTTGCGTTTCCAACCAGCCATCCAAGACCCAAGGCCATCAATCAGGTATTTGCTGTCGGTGCGCAGAGTCAGATCGGGGTGCCTGGGGAGATCCTTCAGCCGTTCCAGGGCCGCAAGCGCGGCCTGCAGTTCCATCCGGTTGTTGGTGGTAGCCGGATCGAAGCCGCCGAACTCCTCGACGCTGCCATCCTCAAACCGAATCAGAACACCCCAGCCGCCGGGGCCCGGATTGCCACTGCAGGCCCCATCCGTGGCCACGGCCACGACCCGACCGCGGCCATCAGCATCGGAGCGCTCAGCCATTGGTCACCTCGGGGCATGTTCGATACAACACGGTGACGTCCCCGCCAAGGAGAACACCGCCATGTCGCGAACCTACCCTGGAAGCCTGGCGGCGGGCCTGCTGCTGAGCCTCACGGGCCTGCCCCTGCTGGCAGCCGGCCTGTTCGACAGCCAACCCCTCGACGAGGAGCGGTTTGCCGTGCTGGCCCAGGCCGTGGGGAGCAACAGCTGGAAGTTGCTGGTGCTGGAGCAGATCAAAGCGCGACCGCTCTGCTGGGAGGATCGGGCCGATGGCCTCGTGAAGCCTTCACTGAACGACTTCGACTTCACAGGCATCTGCAGCCGCTATCTCGACAGCAACGGCTATTCCCTGCGCGCCGGTGGTGAAGACATGGACCGCAGCTTCCGGCTGCGGCTCCAGCAGGATCGCGACGATCTGGTGCTGATGGCGATTGATCCGGATCAGGGCGTGCCGATCCCGGTGGCCCGCGCCAACCGTCCGCGTCGCGACCGGAACGCCTTCGTGAAACTGAACCTGGATCCAGGCTGGAGCCTGGAGCGACGGGCCTACCAAGGGCGCACCCTCAGCCATGTCTATTTCGCCCACCAGAACTCCACCCCCCAACTGCTGGCCAAGGCGCGGGGCGGCGAACCGCCCCAACGCTTCCGAGGCCTGGGGCTACCGCCGACACCCAGCGGGCCGCAACTGGCGTCCCGCGGCGGCCGCCTGCAAGGTCAGGGACCGATCCGGCTGGAGGTGATCCCCTACCGCCCCTGAGGGCAGGGACAGTTCCAGGAGCGCCCCTGAAGGAGCACATCCACCGATTCACGACCTTAATTTTGTGATGTGAGGAGTGCCGAGCGCCTCTTCAGGGTCGAAACAAGGACAGACTCCTGCAAAGCGTTCCACTCAAGACTTCGCCTTTGGCGGGGTCTTTTTTATTGGACGGGTTACCGCCGCGACAGCAGAGACGACGCCCCATCAAAAAAGCCGGCCCCTGGGGGCCGGCCTAGTGCTTGCAACAGCAGGAGCCTCAGCCCCTGACGATCACTTGAGGGTGACCTTGCCGCCGGCCTCTTCGATGGCCTTCTTGAGGGCTTCAGCCTCATCCTTCGACACACCTTCCTTGATGGCCTTAGGAGCGGCTTCCACCATGGCTTTCGCATCGCCGAGGCCGAGGCCGGTGGCTTCGCGAACAGCCTTGAGGACCTTGATCTTGGCGGAAGCTTCGAAGCTTTCCAGCACAACATCGAATTCGGTCTTTTCTTCAGCAGCTTCAGCACCACCGCCAGCAGCGGCGCCAGGAGCGGCCATCACCACACCAGCGGATGCGGCAGCAGACACACCGAAAGCCTCCTCGATCTGCTTGACAAGCTCAGAGGCTTCCAGCAGGGAGAGAGATTTCAGTGATTCGAGAATTTCGTCGGTTTTTGCAGACATGGTTGGGAATCAGCAACAGATCAAATAAACAGTCGGGTCGAAGACGATCAGCTGTCGCCGGATTCGGCGTGCTGCTTGAGCGCCCGAGCGAGACCGGAGGGAACCTCGTTGATGCCAACAGCCACCTTGGTGGCCACTGCATTGATGGCACCGGCAATCTGGGCCATGAGCACTTCCTTGGAGGGAAGGTCACCGATGGCTTTGATCTCGTCCTGAGAGAGAAGCTTGCCTTCGAAAAGGCCGCCCTTGGTCTCGGATTTCTTGGTGTCCTTCTGGAAAGCCTGAACGGCTTTCACGGCACCACCCACATCGCCCTTCACCAGGACGAAGGCGTTGGTGCCGGTCAGCAGGGAGTCGAGGTTTGACCATGCACTGTCACCATCAATGGCACGACGCATCAAGGTGTTTTTGGTCACCTTGCACACACCGTTGCTGGCCTGCAGACGCGTCCGCAGATCAGACATCTCTTTGATGGAAAGGCCCTGATAATCCAGAACCAGTGCCATTTCGGCCTCGCCGAGGAGCTGCTTGAGCTCTTCGACGATCTGTTGCTTGCTCTCCAGCGTGCGGCCCATAGGAATTGGATCGGATCGAGGGGAACAAGCTGGGCACGCGGCCGATCAACACCCCTGTGAGAGAGCGGAGGCCGCGTGTCGATCCAATCCCGTCAGGGAAAAACCGTCGCGTCTGCCTCGGCAGGACTTATGGCGTTCAACTCTTGATTCAAAAAACCAGGAGTGATCGTCACCTGCTGTCTATGGCCGGGCGCGTGCCCGTCTGGCAATAGCCAGTCAATCAATCTACACGAGAGCGTCAGCCCTCCTGTTTGATGTCCTGCAGCGCAGCCACATCCACTTCCACAGAAGGCCCCATGGTGGAGGTCACGTAGAGGCTCTTCCAGTACCGGCCTTTGGCACCACTGGGCTTGTTGCGATCAATCGTTTCCTGAAGCGTCTTCAGATTCTCCAGCAGCGCATCCGCCGCAAAGCTGGCCTTGCCAAAGCGCACATGCACGATGCCGGTGCGATCAGCGCGGAATTCCAGCTTGCCCGCTTTGAATTCCTTAATTGCGCCGGCGAGATCGGTGGTGACGGTGCCGGCCTTCGGATTCGGCATCAGGCCACGGGGACCGAGCACACGACCCAATTTCGCCACCTTAGGCATCATGTCGGGGGTGGCGATCAGCAGATCGAAGTCCATCTCCCCCTTGGCGATGGTCTCCACCAGGTCGTCATCACCAGCGAGTTCAGCGCCGGCAGCCTTGGCTTCCGCCACCTTTTCACCGCGGGTCACCACGGCGATGCGCACGGTCTGCCCCGTGCCATTCGGCAGTGCCACGGTGGTGCGCAGCTGCTGATCGGTGTACTTGGGGTCGATGCCGAGGCGCACATGGGCCTCCATCGTTTCGTCGAACTTGGCGGTGGCGTTGTCTTTGACGAGCTGAATCGCCTCAAGCGGCTCGTACGCACGCTCCTCGATCTTCTGAACGAGGCTGGCCAGACGTTTGGAGAGTTTTGGCATAGCAGAGATGGGGTGCAGACGATCGGCGCGATCTCCCCCGAAAATGAACAGTTGGGTGAAACGGAGTGGACGACCGCTGATCAGTCGTTGATGGCCACGCCCATGTTGCGGGCTGTGCCTTCAATGATGCGCATGGCTGACTCAACGCTGGTGCAGTTGAGGTCAGGCAGCTTGGTCTTGGCGATCTCCTCGAGCTGGGTGCGACTGATCGAGCCAACGCTGCCCTTGGCGGATTCACCGGAACCTTTCTCGATTCCAGCGGCCTTGGTGATCAGCACCGACGCCGGAGGCGTTTTGGTGATGAAGGTGAAACTGCGGTCTTCAAAGACCGAAATCTCAACCGGGATCACAAACCCGGCCTTGTCCTGAGTGCGGGCGTTGTACTCCTTGCAGAACGCCATGATGTTGACCCCGTGTTGACCGAGGGCAGGACCCACGGGCGGTGCAGGGTTGGCTTTGCCGGCCTGAAGGGCCAGCTTGATCACAGCTACGACTTTCTTGGCCATCGGCGAGCGGAGTTGAACATCTGCGGATCACCTGACCCGTGGGCCAGGTGCGGCGGGATGACGAAGCATCCCTCAGGCCGTCCTCCGCAGGGAGACGGCCGCCGCCCATTCAGTTCTGTTTGCTGACCTGGGAGAACTCAAGCTCCACAGGTGTCTCCCGACCGAAGATCGAAAGCAGAGCCTTGAGCTTGCTCCGTTCTCCGGACACCTCGATCACCTCACCCTGGAAGTCCTTGAATGGACCTGCCGTGACGAGGATCTGATCGCCTTCGGTGAGATCGACCTTCACCACGGTTTTCTTCTCTGCCGCCCGCTTGAAGATGCGATCCACCTCCGAGCGACTGAGGGGGCGAGGTTTGATGTGCCCCCGGGCCTTCCCGGTGGCGCGGCGATCTTCGGCACCCACGAAATTGATCACGTTCGGGGTGCTGCGCACCGCCATCATCGTGTCTTCATCGAGCACCATCCGCACCAACACATACCCCGGAAACACCTTTTCCTCGGTCGACTGACGGCTGCCGTCCTTTTTGACCTTCACCGCCGGTGTTTCCGGAATCTCAATCTCCAGAATCCGGTTGCTGACGCCGAGGGTGACCGCCCGTTGCTCCAACGTGGCCTTCACTTTCTTCTCGCAGCTGGATGCCACCTGCACGGCATACCAGCGGGCTACGGACGTGCGGGCCGCCGTCGACGCCGTGCCCTGCTCACCCTCATTCGGTGCGGGAAGATCGAGAACTTCAGGAGTCTCGCTGGTGAGATCGACGTCAGACACTGGCGGGGGATGAAGAAATGCGGAAATGAAAAGCTCGAAGGGAAGGGCCTCGCCCTGGCCTCAACGGAACAGCTGGGATGCCGCCCAGCCATAGAACCGACTGAGCGCAGCGATGGCTGCCGCCGACAGACTCACCATCAAGATCACAGCGATGGATTCGCTGAACAGCTGCTGACGGCTGGGCCAGACCACCAATTTCAGCTCCTCGACCGTGGCTGCCAGAAATCCCCCCTTCCGACCCTCGGCGGAAGGAGCCTGCGGCTTGCTCGCTGCTTTGTCCTCGGAAGTGGGGGTGGTCACGGTTTCGGAGCCGGAATTGCCGTCGGCGTGCATGACACCTGTCGGCAAACAGTCACCTTACCGGATGCCTGACAGGCTCAATCCTCTGGCGCGAACAGGAACGACTCCAAGGCCCCGTCGCCGCAACGCACACGCACGGCGGACGCGCCGCTGAAGCGATCCTCGAGAAGCTGGGTCGCCAGAGGATTCTCCAACTGGCGACGCAACACCCGACGCAGGGGCCGAGCACCGTATTCCGGCTCAAAGCCCTGCTCCGCCAGCGCCCGCACCACCGCCGGATCGACCCGCAGCTCCAGATCCTGCTCACGCATCAACTGGGCCAGTTCGGCGAGTTGCAAGTGCACGATGCGCTCCAGATCCTCGATCGCCAGAGGCCGGAAGCGAATCACCTCATCAATGCGATTGAGAAATTCCGGCCGGAACTGCCTGGCGAGCGCCTCATCCACCCGGGCCGCAAGCGCCTGATCGAGGGCCGCCTGATCCGCATCGGGCTGCTGTCCCTCGCGGGCCCGATCGAGGATGGCGCGACTGGCGAGATTGCTGGTCATCACCACCACCGTGTGGCGGAAATCCACGGTGCGGCCCTGGGAATCGGTGAGACGCCCGTCATCGAGCACCTGCAGCAGCACGTTGAACACATCCGGATGGGCCTTCTCCACCTCGTCGAGCAAGAGCAACGCATAGGGGCGACGCCGCACCGCCTCGGTGAGCTGCCCTCCTTCCTCGTAGCCCACATAACCAGGCGGCGCCCCGAGCAGACGGGCCACCGCATTGCGCTCCATGAACTCGCTCATGTCGAGACGCACGAGCGCCTCCTCCTCATCGAACAGCAGGGCCGCCAGGGCCTTGGCCAACTCGGTCTTACCGACACCGGTGGGTCCGAGAAACAGGAAGGAGCCCACGGGGCGGCGTGGATCCTTCATCCCGGCCCGGGCCCGACGGATCGCCGACGCCACCGCCTGCACCGCCTCGGGCTGCCCAACCACCCGCTGCTGGAGCTGGGTCTCCAGCTCCAGCAGCTTCTGACGCTCACCGGCCAGCAGACGCTGCACAGGAATCCCGGTCCAGCGGGCCACCACATCGGCGATGTCGCCGGCTTCCACCTGCTCGCGCAGCAGGGCCGTGCCTTGCTCCTGGGCCTCCACCAACACCTGCTCCAGGTCGGTGCGGCGCTGCTGAACGCGATGCAGCTGGTCGTATTCCAACCGGGCCGCCTCCTCCAGATCACCGTTGCGTTCGGCTTCGGCGATCGCATGGCGAAGGGTTTCGTCCTCCTGGAGCAACTGACGCAGTTCCTCCAACTGGTCCCGTTCCGCCTGCCAACGACCGCGCAAATCTTCAAGACAGGCCGAGGCCTCCAGGCGGGAGCGCTGGAGCTGCACCCGCTCCGCCTCCGGAGCCTGTTCCGCCGCCAGCAAGGCCAGTTCAACCCGCCGCAGCTCGGTTTCGGCGTCCTCCACCACCTGGGGCTTGGAGGTCACGTCCATCTTGAGCTGGGCGGCTGCCTCGTCGATCAGATCGATCGCCTTATCGGGCAGGCAACGGTCGCTGATGTAGCGATCGGCGAGCCGAGCGGCGGCGGTGAGGGCCCCGTCGGTGATCGTCACCCCGTGGTGGAGCTCATAGCGCTCCTTCAGGCCGCGCAGGATCTCGATGCTGAGTTCAATCGAGGGCTCGAGGATCGGCACCTGCTGAAAGCGCCGGCTAAGAGCGGGATCCTTCTCAACGGTGCGGCGATAGTCCTCTGGAGTGGTGGCGGCGATGCAGCGCAGTTCACCACGCGCCAGGGCCGGCTTGAGCAAGCTGCCCGCATCAGCACTGGAGCGATCACTGCTCACCACCGTGTGCAGTTCGTCGATGAACAACACGACGCCGGCATCGGCATCACTCACCTCCGCCAGCACGGAACGGAGGCGCTCTTCAAATTGGCCGCGAAATTTGGCGCCGGCAATCAGCGCCCCCACATCGAGGGCGACCAAGCGCTGGCCCCGCAGCGAATCGGGCACCTCACCGGCCACGATCCGCTGGGCCAGACATTCGGCAATCGCCGTTTTGCCCACACCCGGAGCCCCGATCAGCACAGGGTTGTTCTTGCCGCGACGGGACAGCACCTTGATCAGGCGCCGGATCTCCCCATCCCGGCCAATCACCGGATCCAGCTGTCCAGCCTCCGCCGCCGCAGTCAGATCACGCCCATACAACTGAAGCGCAGACGGTTCCTCCGGCTCGGCGCTGACCGACACCGCGGCAGGCGATGGGGGTGGCGGGGTCGCTGCCGGCGCAGGGGCAGCTGGAGTGGGGGTCGCTGGCGATGCTGGCACTGGCGGCGGCGACACCGGAGCAGCTGCTGCGGTCGGCCTCTGGCGACGCAACTCCGACTCGAGCCGGTCGGCTGGCAATCCAGCGCTGGCCAAGCAATCGGCACCGATGCGTGGATCGCGCCCCATGGCGATCAACAGGTGGGATAGTTCGATCAGGCGGGATCCCCACAGGGCGCGCACCCGGTCAGCCACCTCCAACAGCTGTTCGAGGTCTTCACCGATGAACAGATCCTCGCTGCGGGCTACGGGCTGCTCCGCCAGAAAGCCCTCCAGCTGATCGAGCAGGTCGTCCGCATCAAGCGACAACCCCCGCAGCGAGCCGGCAAAACGCCTGTCGCTGAACAGCACCTGCATCAGGTGCTCCACATCGAGC is a genomic window containing:
- a CDS encoding type II secretion system protein GspD, whose product is MRLISTRLISACCLISCVAADATCLLGGLGRRSVMAQSQGVMSLAMRRTANGVEVVIAGVGEQPVLQQRIQAGQWQGRLQTRGTPGVRNGQQQISDPSLGLAQVSLSGAGSTYSVNVELVEGQPLSEPVVSADGQDLILQFSGLVLPPSLQTGRLDLNTPGRLPQPRYAPPLRPRAVAPPLGDMAVGTMVLQNRSYVNVSGPPVTLTLNNAPAKDALMALARLGGYGFVYLGDDAASPGVTTANASGASTAPGASGGGGRPVSMAFQNESYARALNGVLLASGLQGKLDGRTLLVGSAVSAKTFGPQVSKVYRLNQASAASAADYLASLGASISKVNTTSITSSETASSGTPANNTAASTATTSQLTNIETYGASVGPLRGLSGTTDSRLQTITLVGDSNLVAVAESYLKQIDLRQRQVALSVRILDVTLDNDAAINNSFAFRYGNNFIVSDRGELVGAFGNLLPPNNNNFDTISGEAQSGKPERVTASGENAQVADTVLDPIAPARINPGTVYPKDNFFDFVRAMITSSSTKTLASPTLILSENPSEISGGAEVSVSGADSAFNAATIGRPRANESFITVGTQEIISYTVQAGQNGAPNSCQPEFGTAGLTFGARVSKIDDNGFVTFTLSPSIAAPTDQQQSVSGCGNVTILSVRRLDTGSLRVRDGQTLILTGVISDSDLQRVRKWPILGDLPLVGQFFRGSDGQRQKRELVILVTPRIIDDRDGGSYGYGYQPSLPAARQLLQGNL
- a CDS encoding PilN domain-containing protein, with product MELAALRERFPALERSMLAWRALARRQTVWLAPNDAQLTLAWCQGRVWEQRCVPLPEDVCRDGLPLQRDALADFLADWLLENGLPPPVVDLVLLLPLQCCHWRLVVPPDAQAPISTEALRSLQPDLGWSLPLPELVLALESSGLPSGSQLLVGAERLLFQSWLAVIEAADLRLERVDGLLPAARRGLLARCEAEGMPLSGDLAWLLQQGSAWRLLVLRDGWPELERVFSSADALRSDLEALLLAWERHAGASSPAMRCWITAPAEARQQLQGGLGGRWAEEAGGARFASLESLALPDPGSEAEAPPPGLDLLEERRRELGLAASVAGVGAGSGAPPARALLLQGSLWGGGLVLASLLLLALMGWQEGQQAQQLAQLMPVEQRVTRAESRLRRLRATTMALRKNNTRLAEQLVAVPSGSALLEQLRRVTPAGVQLQSLRVQGNAIELSGEAQASLDPGPLERINALVLALAALPISESDGVKVVKVTRSGDDGGPVQAVTFSLTWGLDPAARPSLATLKALGADGLARRFQLLQQAGVAL
- a CDS encoding quinone-dependent dihydroorotate dehydrogenase; translation: MAEPFSTGSFYRRWLGPVLARDEGLDAEQLSRSALLALGQASLRRQWPGVSTVLQGVAGELNRRDLRLEQVLFGCRFANPVGLAAGFDKNGVAAGVWDRFGFGFAEVGTVTWHGQPGNPRPRLFRLAAERAALNRMGFNNNGAEAMRRTLERQALPPPGQRPAVLGINLGKSKVTSLEQAPDDYASSLELLAPLADYAVINVSSPNTPGLRELQDSAQLRRLVERLRRLPACPPLLVKIAPDLEDDAIDGIARLAYEEGLAGVIAVNTSLDRLGLEQRRLAQTGRTLAEEAGGLSGAPLRPRALEVIRRLRATAGPSLPLIGVGGIESPESAWERITAGASLIQLYTGWIFEGPDLVPRILEGLLQQLDRHGFRHLRDAVGSGVPWQ
- a CDS encoding DUF3747 domain-containing protein, translated to MSRTYPGSLAAGLLLSLTGLPLLAAGLFDSQPLDEERFAVLAQAVGSNSWKLLVLEQIKARPLCWEDRADGLVKPSLNDFDFTGICSRYLDSNGYSLRAGGEDMDRSFRLRLQQDRDDLVLMAIDPDQGVPIPVARANRPRRDRNAFVKLNLDPGWSLERRAYQGRTLSHVYFAHQNSTPQLLAKARGGEPPQRFRGLGLPPTPSGPQLASRGGRLQGQGPIRLEVIPYRP
- the rplL gene encoding 50S ribosomal protein L7/L12, coding for MSAKTDEILESLKSLSLLEASELVKQIEEAFGVSAAASAGVVMAAPGAAAGGGAEAAEEKTEFDVVLESFEASAKIKVLKAVREATGLGLGDAKAMVEAAPKAIKEGVSKDEAEALKKAIEEAGGKVTLK
- the rplJ gene encoding 50S ribosomal protein L10 — its product is MGRTLESKQQIVEELKQLLGEAEMALVLDYQGLSIKEMSDLRTRLQASNGVCKVTKNTLMRRAIDGDSAWSNLDSLLTGTNAFVLVKGDVGGAVKAVQAFQKDTKKSETKGGLFEGKLLSQDEIKAIGDLPSKEVLMAQIAGAINAVATKVAVGINEVPSGLARALKQHAESGDS